The Leclercia sp. S52 genome has a segment encoding these proteins:
- the rlmKL gene encoding bifunctional 23S rRNA (guanine(2069)-N(7))-methyltransferase RlmK/23S rRNA (guanine(2445)-N(2))-methyltransferase RlmL, translated as MNSLFASTARGLEELLKTELESLGAQECQVVQGGVHFQGDTRLIYQSLMWSRLASRIMLPMRECKVYSDLDLYLGVQTIDWTEIFAPGATFAVHFSGLNDEIRNSQYGALKVKDAIVDCFTRKNLERPNVDRENPDLRINVRLNKEIASIALDLCGEGLHQRGYRDRAGIAPIKENLAAAIVMRSGWQPGTPLLDPMCGSGTLLIEAAMLATDRAPGLHRGQWGFKGWAQHDEATWQDVKAEAQTRARAGLAAYESRFYGSDSDSRVIERARSNARRAGIGDLVSFEVKDVSQLTNPLPKGPYGTVISNPPYGERLDSEPALIALHSLLGRTMKDLFGGWNLSLFSASPELLSCLQLRAERQFKAKNGPLDCVQKNYHLAEKEADSKPASIAEDYANRLRKNLKKFEKWAKQEGIECYRLYDADLPEYNVAVDRYGEWVVVQEYAPPKTIDPQKARQRMLDIIAATISVLNIAPNKLILKTRERQKGKNQYEKMNSKGEFIEVGEYNARLWVNLTDYLDTGLFLDHRIARRMLGQMSKGKDFLNLFSYTGSASVHAGLGGARTTTTVDMSRTYLEWAERNLRLNGLTGRAHRMLQADVLGWLRESEEQFDLIFIDPPTFSNSKRMEESFDVQRDHLALMKDLKRMLRKGGTIMFSNNKRGFRMDHEGLEQLGLKAQEISQKTLSQDFARNRQIHNCWLITAA; from the coding sequence ATGAATTCTCTGTTTGCCAGTACGGCCCGTGGGCTGGAAGAGCTGTTAAAAACTGAACTGGAAAGCCTGGGCGCGCAAGAGTGCCAGGTGGTTCAGGGTGGTGTCCATTTTCAGGGCGACACGCGGCTTATTTACCAGAGCCTGATGTGGAGTCGCCTGGCCTCACGCATCATGTTGCCGATGAGAGAGTGTAAGGTTTACAGCGATCTCGATCTCTATCTGGGCGTGCAGACTATCGACTGGACAGAAATTTTTGCGCCGGGCGCCACTTTTGCCGTGCACTTCAGCGGCCTGAACGACGAGATCCGCAACAGCCAGTACGGCGCGCTGAAGGTGAAAGATGCCATCGTCGACTGCTTCACCCGCAAAAATCTTGAGCGTCCGAACGTCGATCGCGAAAACCCGGACCTGCGTATCAACGTACGCCTGAACAAAGAGATCGCCAGTATTGCGCTGGATCTCTGTGGCGAAGGTCTGCACCAGCGCGGCTACCGCGACCGGGCGGGTATCGCGCCAATCAAAGAGAACCTGGCGGCGGCCATTGTGATGCGTTCCGGCTGGCAGCCGGGCACGCCGCTGCTCGATCCGATGTGCGGTTCCGGTACGCTGCTGATTGAAGCGGCCATGCTGGCAACCGATCGCGCACCGGGCCTGCACCGCGGCCAGTGGGGCTTTAAGGGCTGGGCACAGCACGACGAAGCCACCTGGCAGGACGTGAAAGCCGAAGCCCAGACCCGCGCCCGTGCCGGTCTGGCGGCCTATGAATCCCGTTTCTACGGCTCTGACAGCGACAGCCGCGTGATTGAACGCGCGCGCAGTAACGCCCGTCGCGCCGGGATTGGCGATCTGGTCTCCTTTGAGGTGAAAGACGTCTCCCAGCTCACCAACCCGCTGCCGAAAGGCCCGTACGGGACGGTGATCAGCAACCCGCCTTACGGCGAACGTCTGGACAGCGAGCCGGCCCTGATTGCCCTGCACAGCCTGCTGGGTCGCACCATGAAAGATCTGTTTGGCGGCTGGAACCTCTCCCTGTTCAGCGCCTCGCCGGAGCTGCTGAGCTGCCTGCAGCTGCGCGCCGAGCGTCAGTTCAAAGCCAAAAACGGCCCGCTGGACTGCGTGCAGAAAAACTACCATCTCGCCGAGAAAGAAGCCGACAGCAAGCCGGCCAGCATTGCGGAAGATTACGCCAACCGTCTGCGTAAGAATCTGAAGAAATTTGAAAAATGGGCGAAGCAGGAAGGCATTGAGTGCTATCGCCTGTATGACGCCGATCTGCCGGAGTACAACGTGGCGGTCGACCGCTACGGCGAGTGGGTGGTGGTGCAGGAGTATGCCCCGCCAAAAACTATCGATCCGCAGAAAGCGCGTCAGCGTATGCTGGATATCATTGCCGCGACCATCAGCGTGCTGAACATCGCCCCGAACAAGCTGATCCTGAAAACGCGTGAGCGCCAGAAGGGTAAAAATCAGTACGAGAAGATGAACAGTAAGGGCGAGTTTATCGAAGTGGGCGAATATAACGCACGCCTGTGGGTCAACCTCACCGATTACCTCGATACCGGTCTGTTCCTCGACCACCGTATCGCCCGTCGCATGCTGGGCCAGATGAGCAAAGGTAAGGACTTCCTGAACCTCTTCTCCTATACCGGCAGCGCCAGCGTGCATGCGGGTCTGGGTGGCGCACGGACCACAACCACCGTGGATATGTCCCGCACCTATCTGGAGTGGGCAGAGCGCAACCTGCGTCTCAACGGCCTGACCGGCCGGGCGCACCGTATGCTGCAGGCCGACGTGCTGGGCTGGCTGCGCGAATCAGAAGAGCAGTTCGATCTGATCTTTATCGATCCGCCAACCTTCTCCAACTCCAAACGCATGGAAGAGTCTTTTGATGTGCAGCGCGACCACCTGGCGCTGATGAAGGATCTTAAACGGATGCTGCGTAAAGGCGGCACCATCATGTTCTCGAACAACAAGCGCGGCTTCCGCATGGATCACGAAGGGCTGGAACAACTGGGGCTGAAAGCACAAGAAATCAGTCAAAAAACCCTGTCTCAGGATTTTGCCCGTAACCGTCAGATCCACAACTGCTGGCTGATCACCGCCGCCTGA
- a CDS encoding ABC transporter ATP-binding protein, protein MSLISMHGAWLSFSDAPLLDNAELHIEDNERVCLVGRNGAGKSTLMKILNREQGLDDGRIVYEQDLVVARLQQDPPRNVQGSVYDFVAEGIAEQAEYLKGYHEISHLVMTDPSTKNLNEMARLQELLDHHGLWQLENRINEVLAQLGLEADMPLASLSGGWLRKAALGRALVSGPKVLLLDEPTNHLDIETIDWLEGFLKTFGGTIIFISHDRSFIRNMATRIVDLDRGKLVTYPGDYDTYLLEKEENLRVEELQNAEFDRKLAQEEVWIRQGIKARRTRNEGRVRALKAMRRERSERREVMGSARMQVEEASRSGKIVFEMENVNYQVDGKVLVRDFSAQVQRGDKIALIGPNGCGKTTLLKLMLDQLKADSGRIHCGTKLEVAYFDQHRAELDPDRTVMDNLAEGKQEVMVNGKPRHVLGYLQDFLFHPKRAMTPVRALSGGERNRLLLARLFLKPSNLLILDEPTNDLDVETLELLEELIDSYQGTVMLVSHDRQFVDNTVTECWIFEGQGRIGRYVGGYHDARGQQAQSLATKQSKVKSEAEVAVNKAETVKRSSNKLSYNLQRELEGLPQRLEELEASLESLQAQVADASFFSQPHDHTQKVLADMAQAEQALEEAFERWEYLEALKNGA, encoded by the coding sequence ATGTCATTAATTAGTATGCATGGCGCGTGGCTGTCATTCAGCGACGCACCGCTTCTCGATAACGCCGAACTGCATATCGAAGATAACGAACGCGTCTGTCTGGTAGGCCGTAATGGCGCCGGTAAATCGACCCTGATGAAGATCCTGAACCGCGAGCAGGGGCTGGACGACGGGCGTATCGTTTACGAGCAGGACCTGGTGGTGGCGCGTCTGCAACAGGATCCGCCGCGTAACGTGCAGGGCAGCGTGTATGATTTTGTGGCCGAGGGGATCGCCGAGCAGGCGGAGTACCTGAAGGGCTACCACGAGATCTCGCACCTGGTAATGACCGACCCGAGCACCAAAAACCTCAACGAGATGGCGCGTCTGCAGGAGCTGCTGGATCACCACGGTTTGTGGCAGCTCGAAAACCGCATCAACGAAGTGCTGGCCCAGCTGGGTCTGGAAGCGGACATGCCGCTGGCTTCCCTCTCCGGCGGCTGGCTGCGTAAAGCCGCGCTGGGCCGGGCGCTGGTCAGCGGGCCGAAAGTGCTGCTGCTCGATGAGCCGACTAACCACCTGGATATCGAAACCATCGACTGGCTGGAAGGGTTCCTGAAAACCTTCGGCGGCACCATTATCTTTATCTCGCACGACCGTTCGTTTATTCGCAACATGGCTACCCGCATCGTCGATCTCGACCGCGGCAAGCTGGTGACCTATCCGGGCGATTACGACACCTATCTGCTGGAAAAAGAGGAAAACCTGCGGGTAGAAGAGCTGCAGAATGCCGAATTCGACCGCAAGCTGGCCCAGGAAGAGGTGTGGATCCGTCAGGGGATTAAAGCCCGTCGTACACGTAACGAAGGTCGCGTCCGCGCCCTGAAAGCGATGCGCCGTGAGCGCAGCGAGCGCCGTGAGGTGATGGGCAGCGCCAGGATGCAGGTTGAAGAGGCGAGCCGTTCCGGCAAAATCGTCTTTGAGATGGAAAACGTCAACTACCAGGTGGACGGCAAAGTGCTGGTGCGAGACTTCTCCGCTCAGGTTCAGCGTGGGGATAAAATCGCCCTGATTGGCCCGAACGGCTGCGGCAAAACCACGCTGCTGAAGCTGATGCTGGATCAACTGAAAGCCGACAGCGGCCGCATCCACTGCGGAACCAAGCTGGAAGTGGCTTACTTCGACCAGCACCGTGCCGAACTGGACCCGGACAGAACGGTGATGGATAACCTCGCAGAAGGTAAGCAGGAAGTGATGGTGAACGGGAAACCGCGCCATGTGCTGGGCTATCTGCAGGACTTCCTGTTCCATCCAAAACGGGCGATGACGCCGGTTCGTGCCCTCTCCGGTGGGGAGCGTAACCGCTTGTTACTGGCGCGTTTATTCCTGAAACCCAGCAACCTGCTGATCCTCGATGAACCAACGAACGATCTTGATGTAGAAACGCTGGAACTTCTTGAAGAACTGATAGATAGTTATCAGGGAACCGTCATGCTCGTCAGCCACGATCGTCAGTTCGTCGACAACACCGTGACCGAATGCTGGATCTTCGAAGGCCAGGGCCGTATCGGACGCTATGTGGGCGGTTACCACGATGCCCGTGGGCAGCAGGCGCAGTCGCTGGCGACAAAACAGTCAAAAGTGAAGAGCGAAGCGGAAGTTGCTGTTAACAAAGCAGAAACGGTCAAACGCAGCAGTAACAAACTAAGTTATAACCTACAGCGCGAACTGGAAGGCTTGCCGCAGCGTCTGGAAGAGCTCGAAGCCAGTCTCGAAAGTTTGCAGGCTCAGGTGGCCGACGCGTCATTCTTTAGCCAGCCGCATGACCATACGCAAAAGGTCCTGGCCGATATGGCCCAGGCTGAGCAGGCGCTGGAAGAGGCATTTGAACGCTGGGAATATCTTGAGGCTCTGAAAAACGGCGCATAA